The genomic segment ATTGTGGCGGCCCGGCACGCGCAGCGTCACAGGGCCGAGAACGCCTTCCCGGGTCTTGACCGTGAAGCGGCTGCCGAACGGCAGCAACTCGATGCCGTCGGCCGTGTAATCGTAATCGCCGTTCAGGCCGTAGGTGACGACGCGGCAATGCTCCGGCGCCGCGCGCACGGCGTTGGCGTCGTCGCCGCACACGACGGCCACGCCTTCCCGCGGCAGCTTCTCCAGAAACGCCCGGAACGCGGCGACGATGTCGTCGATGCCTTCGTAGTGCTCCAGATGGTCGGCGTCGATGTTGGTGACGACGGCGATGACCGGCGCCAAGTGCAAGAAAGATCGGTCGCTTTCGTCGGCCTCGGCGACGAAATACTCGCCTCGGCCCGCCTTCGCGTTTGTACCCAGATCCCGCATCTCGCCGCCGACGACCAGCGTCGGATCGGCGCCGCTGCGTTCGAGGACAAGAGCAATCATCGAAGTGACGGTCGTCTTGCCGTGGGTGCCCGCCACGGCGATACCCTTGCGGCTGTTCATCAAGCGCGCCAGCATTTCGCCGCGGGCGAGCACCGGAATTCCCGCGCGGCGGGCATAGCGCAACTCCGGGTTATCGGCCGGCACCGCGCTGGAATAGACTACCACGTCGGGCGCTTCCCGCGCGATGTGGGCTTCGTCGTGGCCGATGTAAATGCGAGCGCCTTTCTGCGCCAGCCGCGCGGTGGCCGCGCTTTCCGCCAGGTCCGACCCGGCCACGTCTTCGCCGCTGTCCAGCAACACGTGCGCCAGACCACTCATGCCCGCGCCTCCGATGCCAATGAAGTAGGTTTTCTGCCGCGGCATTGCTGTGTCCCCTTCCTGCGAAGCCCCGCGCGAGAAGCCGGCGCAAGCATTACATTCTATGCATGCCCAAAATACCCTGTTCTAGGCACTGTTGTCAGTCGATTCCGCGCCCCGCCCGACGGCCGGCCGTCGACTAGCGGTCCGGCTTGCGCGCGGCCTCACGGATGAGCGCCGCGATCCGTTCCGCGGCGTCGGGCCGCCCCAGCCGGCGTGCGGCTTCGCCCATGCGCCGGCGGCGCTCGTCGTCGTCCAGCAGCGGCTGCACCGTGGCCAGCAGACGCTGTCCGGTCAACTCCGCGTCCGGCACGACCAATGCCGCGCCGGCCTGGGCCAGTTCGGCCGCGTTGGCGTCCTGGTGCCGTTCGGCCGCAAACGGATACGGCACCAGCACGGCCGGCAGCCCCTTGGCGGTAATTTCGGCCAGCGTGATGGCGCCTGCCCGGCACAGCACCAGGTCCGCCGCGGCGTAGGCTTTCGGCATGTCGTAAATGAACGACAAGATATGCCAATCGCCCGCCGCCGCACGTTCCTCCCCGCGGCGAACGGCGCCCGCGGCCTCCACCACCTCGGCGAAGTGAGCAGGACCCGTCTGCTGAATAATTTGCACATCGCCGCGCCGCAGCAACGCCGGAGCCGCCTCTATCATCGCCCGGTTGATGGTGCGGCCGCCTTGGCTGCCGCCGAACACCAGCAACGTCTTCTTGCGGGGATCAAGCCCGAACGCCGCGAGCGCCTCATCCCGCGTGGCCCGCAAAATGTCGCGGCGGATAGGATTTCCCGTCACGACGGCGCGACCATCCGATGGAAAGTAGCCGGACGCGGCCGCCGACCCTAAGGCGATGCGCCGTGCGGCGCGCGCCAGCAGCCGCGTCGTCAGTCCCGGCAGGGCGTTCTGCTCCTGCAAGACGACGGGCACCCGCCGCAGGGCCGCGGCGGCAATGACGGGGCCGGACACGTAGCCGCCCGTGCCCACCGCCACGTCGGGGCGGAAGCGGCCCACGATGCGCCACGCCTCGGCGAACCCGCGCCAAGCCGTCCACGCCGTCCGGAACACCTCAGCCGACAGCTCACGGCGCAAGTAGCGGGCCGGCACGCCGACGAACGGAAAGCCGGCTTTCGGCACCAGCGTCGCCTCCAGCCCGCCCTGCGCTCCCACGAACAGCACGTCGACGTCTCCGTACTGCTCCCGCAACGTTTGCGCGATGGTAATGGCCGGGAAAATGTGGCCGCCGGTTCCTCCGCCGGCCAGCAGCACTTTCATGGTACGCCTCGCCTCTTTGACTTGGTAGCCGGCTAGACTTTCGTTCCTTGACTGGAAATGTTGAGCAAGACCCCAACGCCGGCCATCGTCACGACCAGCGATGAGCCGCCGACGCTGATGAACGGCAAGGTAATGCCCGTCGTCGGCAGCGAGCCCGTGACGACGCCGATGTTCACGAAAGCCTGCAGCACGATCATAGCCGTGATGCCGACGGCCAGCATGGTGCCGTACATGTCCGGGGCACGCATGGCGGCCCGCAGCCCGCGCCAGCCCAGCAGCGCGAACAGCAGAAGCACGGTGGTGGTACCGACGAAGCCCAGTTCTTCGCCCAAGATGGCGAAAATGAAGTCGGTGTGTTGTTCCGGCACGTACAAGTACTTTTGGCGGCTTTCGCCCAGTCCCAGCCCGAACAGCCCGCCGGAGCCGATGGCCAGCAGCGACTGCACCACGTTCCACCCGCTGTCCATCCGATCCGCCCAGGGATCGACGAAGGCCAAAAGGCGCCGCAGCCGGTACGGCTCAGACACGATCAGGTACGCCGCCAGAGGCGCCGCGGCCACGCCCACAGCCAGCAGCTGCCCCGGCGACGCGCCGCCCGCGTACAGCATGACGACCACGATCAGCGCGATCATGGCCGCCGTGCCGAAGTCGGGTTCCAGCAGGATCAAGAGACACGCGGCGCCGGTGATGACCAGGGGCGGCAGCAGTCCGCTGAAAAAGCGGTGCATGTCATTTCGCCTCTGCGCCACGTACGCCGCCGTATACATGACGAGAGCCAGTTTGGCCACTTCCGACGGCTGGACGCTGATAAAGCCGAAACCGAGCCAACGGCGGGCGCCGCCGGCCGCGGAGCCGACGAAGAGCACCAGCACCAGCAGCAGAAACGCTCCAGCCAAGGCGGGCAGCGTCAGCGCGCGCAACAGCCGGTAGTCGACTCGCGCGAGCACCGTCATGGCGATGACGCCCAAAACAGCCCAGACCAGCTGCCGTTTCACGTGGTAGTACGGATCGTTGTACTGCAGCAGGTCCGTAACCGACGCCGCGCTCATGACGGTGACGACGCCCAGCGCCAGCAGCAGCACCACGGCCGCCACGATCAAGACGTCGGGCCGCTGCGCGTGCGATTTCATGCCGCCACCTCCCGGTAGGCTCAGAGCGCCAACAGACCCAAAGCGGCGAATCCCAGCGCCAGCAGCCAGAAGCGAATCACCACTTGCGGTTCGGACCAGCCGCTCAGCTCGAAGTGATGGTGCAGCGGGCTCATCTTGAAAATCCGGCGGCCGCCCGTAAGCCGGAAATATGTCACTTGGATGATGACCGACAGCGTAATGATCACGTACAGGCCGCCGACGACGACCAAGAGCAGCGGCGTTCTGGTCAAGAGCGCCGTGGCCGCCAGGGCCCCACCCAGCGCCAGCGAGCCCGTGTCACCCATAATCACCGCGGCCGGGTGCGCGTTAAACCAGACGAATCCCAAACACGCGCCGCCCACGGAGGCCGCAAACACGGCCACGTCCGGATACCCCAGTGCCAGCGCCAT from the Bacillota bacterium genome contains:
- the murG gene encoding undecaprenyldiphospho-muramoylpentapeptide beta-N-acetylglucosaminyltransferase, translating into MKVLLAGGGTGGHIFPAITIAQTLREQYGDVDVLFVGAQGGLEATLVPKAGFPFVGVPARYLRRELSAEVFRTAWTAWRGFAEAWRIVGRFRPDVAVGTGGYVSGPVIAAAALRRVPVVLQEQNALPGLTTRLLARAARRIALGSAAASGYFPSDGRAVVTGNPIRRDILRATRDEALAAFGLDPRKKTLLVFGGSQGGRTINRAMIEAAPALLRRGDVQIIQQTGPAHFAEVVEAAGAVRRGEERAAAGDWHILSFIYDMPKAYAAADLVLCRAGAITLAEITAKGLPAVLVPYPFAAERHQDANAAELAQAGAALVVPDAELTGQRLLATVQPLLDDDERRRRMGEAARRLGRPDAAERIAALIREAARKPDR
- a CDS encoding UDP-N-acetylmuramate--L-alanine ligase yields the protein MPRQKTYFIGIGGAGMSGLAHVLLDSGEDVAGSDLAESAATARLAQKGARIYIGHDEAHIAREAPDVVVYSSAVPADNPELRYARRAGIPVLARGEMLARLMNSRKGIAVAGTHGKTTVTSMIALVLERSGADPTLVVGGEMRDLGTNAKAGRGEYFVAEADESDRSFLHLAPVIAVVTNIDADHLEHYEGIDDIVAAFRAFLEKLPREGVAVVCGDDANAVRAAPEHCRVVTYGLNGDYDYTADGIELLPFGSRFTVKTREGVLGPVTLRVPGRHNIANALAAVAAARAAGFTFEQAAAALAEFRGAKRRLDVLGEERGVMVIDDYAHHPTEIRATLAAVRNLRRRIVAVFQPHRYTRTKLLLHELAASFGDADLVVLTDIYAALEPPIPGVTIDVLAEQMRAVAGDKVALVRDLDAVPGFLLAATRPGDVVVTIGAGDVRRAGEAFLTLARSAPALVAHLTPSAAEGAGVSAEEA
- the ftsW gene encoding putative lipid II flippase FtsW yields the protein MKSHAQRPDVLIVAAVVLLLALGVVTVMSAASVTDLLQYNDPYYHVKRQLVWAVLGVIAMTVLARVDYRLLRALTLPALAGAFLLLVLVLFVGSAAGGARRWLGFGFISVQPSEVAKLALVMYTAAYVAQRRNDMHRFFSGLLPPLVITGAACLLILLEPDFGTAAMIALIVVVMLYAGGASPGQLLAVGVAAAPLAAYLIVSEPYRLRRLLAFVDPWADRMDSGWNVVQSLLAIGSGGLFGLGLGESRQKYLYVPEQHTDFIFAILGEELGFVGTTTVLLLFALLGWRGLRAAMRAPDMYGTMLAVGITAMIVLQAFVNIGVVTGSLPTTGITLPFISVGGSSLVVTMAGVGVLLNISSQGTKV